The following are encoded together in the Arcobacter aquimarinus genome:
- a CDS encoding WD40 repeat domain-containing protein: MKIFKILFLSFIFLLNLKAYDLEPNYSLIASGGVTDLVLKNNLLYVATTASSVDIFDINTKIKTSSIKVPQIKDFMQDTIDSKIYSVDVLANNILILSQGEKGGRNIDIYTDGKLKRVISDENRLFIARAKFLDENHIIYALLSNQIYLYDIKNKKILNETQISQSKFSNFKLTRDKTKVLISDESGILTMIDTKTFKLIKNFEGQNLDNVFQVDIKNEIILTAGQDRKAAIYSLNGKISYYKTFPFLIYSAGLSPSGKLAAVASDEENNVTIFEVDTKKELFKLKQNRATLTNILFINEKELFVTSDHEQINYYKIN, translated from the coding sequence ATGAAAATTTTTAAAATATTATTTTTATCTTTCATTTTTTTACTAAATCTAAAAGCTTATGATTTAGAACCAAACTATTCACTAATTGCAAGTGGTGGAGTTACAGATTTAGTACTAAAAAATAACCTTCTTTATGTAGCAACAACAGCTTCAAGTGTAGATATTTTTGATATTAATACTAAAATAAAAACATCATCTATAAAAGTTCCTCAAATAAAAGATTTTATGCAAGATACTATTGACTCTAAAATTTATAGTGTAGATGTTTTAGCTAATAATATTTTGATTCTTTCTCAAGGAGAAAAAGGAGGAAGAAATATCGATATTTATACTGATGGAAAATTAAAAAGAGTAATTTCTGATGAAAATAGATTATTTATAGCTCGTGCAAAATTTTTAGATGAAAATCATATAATTTATGCCTTACTTTCAAATCAAATCTATCTTTATGATATAAAAAATAAAAAAATTTTAAATGAAACTCAAATCTCTCAGTCTAAATTTTCAAATTTCAAACTTACAAGAGATAAAACAAAAGTTTTAATAAGTGATGAAAGTGGTATTTTAACTATGATTGATACGAAAACTTTTAAATTAATAAAAAATTTTGAAGGACAAAATCTTGATAATGTTTTTCAAGTTGATATAAAAAATGAGATTATATTAACAGCTGGACAAGATAGAAAAGCAGCAATTTATAGTTTAAATGGAAAGATATCTTATTATAAAACTTTTCCTTTTTTAATATATAGTGCAGGATTAAGTCCAAGTGGGAAATTAGCAGCAGTTGCAAGTGATGAAGAAAATAATGTAACAATCTTTGAAGTTGATACAAAAAAAGAACTTTTTAAACTAAAACAAAATAGAGCAACTTTGACAAATATTTTGTTTATAAATGAAAAAGAATTATTTGTTACAAGTGACCATGAACAAATAAACTATTATAAAATTAACTAA
- a CDS encoding TonB-dependent receptor domain-containing protein → MTHKKFIKIIPLFLPALLLGEITVLDSIKIEEKIERKTNSIEIDLEKAEQNQVNSFTDMLKNNSSIEVGGGAINVQRVYLRGIESSNLNISLDGAKQGKNMFQHRSNELGINPDLLKVVDIKTSPDASKGSALAGSIEMTTKDAQDFVKGDKNYGAIFKTGYNTNGNVKHGNVIAYQVFNENIGAYVSISGVNSNNYKDGNGNEEIATAYHDRDYLFKLSMLDTKNHDLKLTINKNENSGDSRWAGTEYRPLASQLEKIVSSTTNYALSHNYNPSNLINLDTNLNLTDITLERKNANNINGNRTYENRNIGLKVQNHFDFDISSFKNRVSIGGEFQKEHGKGSFYINDLKIPDRNITKYSDLDSNNQALFIQNRTEIGSLGIDYGLRYDYYSFETGLGKQTDNTFSPNIGVDYSLTDNSLIYANYGKSSRMSGLIPFTWALNTKIDSSYSNDLNAEKSNRYEIGYKYNKKDTFVNDDYITFDANVFQTKINDFIVSKDTNCSSGKCGSGEGGWTLQDIYNRDDEFKSKGFELKTSYYYDIFSTSLAYTQIDTNNQASDITNTSNINEDQNIRRVGAYDSKKFVWNTEVELTNKLVAAYTLNAMAGTNVLDSSNNENVRGGYTTHDINMKYKLNSQWTLFAAVNNLTDKQYAKATTISTKNQANVYRYEMGRDFRFSVKYEF, encoded by the coding sequence ATGACACATAAAAAATTTATAAAAATAATACCTCTGTTTTTACCTGCTTTACTTTTAGGTGAAATTACAGTTTTAGATAGTATTAAAATAGAAGAAAAAATTGAAAGAAAAACAAATTCTATAGAGATTGATTTAGAAAAAGCAGAACAAAATCAAGTAAATTCTTTTACTGATATGTTAAAAAATAATTCTTCAATAGAAGTTGGAGGTGGTGCTATAAATGTACAAAGAGTATATTTAAGAGGAATTGAAAGTTCAAATTTAAACATCTCTTTAGATGGTGCAAAACAAGGTAAAAATATGTTTCAACATAGAAGTAATGAATTAGGTATAAATCCTGATTTATTAAAAGTTGTTGATATAAAAACATCTCCTGATGCTTCAAAAGGTAGTGCTTTAGCAGGAAGCATAGAAATGACTACTAAAGATGCACAAGATTTTGTAAAAGGCGATAAAAACTATGGTGCTATTTTTAAAACAGGGTATAACACAAATGGTAATGTAAAACATGGTAATGTAATAGCCTATCAAGTTTTTAATGAAAATATTGGAGCTTATGTAAGTATAAGTGGTGTAAATAGCAATAATTACAAAGATGGAAATGGAAATGAAGAAATTGCTACAGCATATCATGATAGAGACTATTTATTTAAACTTTCTATGTTAGATACTAAAAATCATGATTTAAAACTAACAATAAATAAAAATGAAAATAGTGGTGACTCAAGATGGGCAGGAACAGAATACAGACCATTAGCATCACAACTTGAAAAAATTGTTTCAAGTACTACAAATTATGCCTTAAGTCATAACTATAATCCAAGTAACTTAATAAATTTAGATACTAATTTAAACTTAACGGATATAACTCTTGAAAGAAAAAATGCAAATAATATAAATGGAAATAGAACTTATGAGAATAGAAATATTGGATTAAAAGTACAAAATCATTTTGATTTTGATATATCTTCATTTAAAAATAGAGTTTCTATTGGAGGAGAATTTCAAAAAGAACATGGAAAAGGAAGTTTTTATATAAATGATTTAAAAATACCTGATAGAAACATAACAAAATATTCAGATTTAGATTCAAATAATCAAGCTTTATTTATACAAAATAGAACTGAAATTGGCTCTTTGGGTATAGATTATGGATTAAGATATGATTATTATAGTTTTGAAACTGGACTGGGAAAACAAACTGATAATACTTTTTCTCCAAATATTGGAGTTGATTACTCTTTAACTGATAATTCTTTGATATATGCAAATTATGGGAAAAGTAGCAGAATGAGTGGACTTATTCCTTTTACTTGGGCTTTAAACACAAAAATTGATTCAAGTTATTCAAATGATTTAAATGCTGAAAAATCAAACAGATATGAAATAGGTTATAAATACAATAAAAAAGATACTTTTGTAAATGACGATTACATAACTTTTGATGCAAATGTATTCCAAACAAAAATTAATGACTTCATAGTATCAAAAGACACAAATTGTTCTTCTGGAAAATGTGGAAGTGGAGAGGGTGGATGGACTCTTCAAGATATTTACAACAGAGATGATGAATTTAAATCAAAAGGTTTTGAGCTAAAAACTTCATACTATTATGATATTTTTTCAACATCTTTAGCTTACACACAAATAGATACAAATAATCAAGCAAGTGACATAACAAATACTTCAAACATAAATGAAGATCAAAACATAAGAAGAGTTGGTGCTTATGATAGTAAAAAGTTTGTTTGGAATACAGAAGTTGAACTTACAAATAAATTAGTTGCTGCTTATACTTTAAATGCAATGGCAGGGACAAATGTTTTAGATAGTAGTAACAATGAAAATGTAAGAGGCGGATACACAACCCATGATATTAATATGAAATATAAACTAAATTCACAATGGACTTTATTTGCAGCTGTTAATAACTTAACAGATAAACAGTATGCAAAAGCAACAACTATTTCTACAAAAAATCAAGCAAATGTTTACAGATATGAAATGGGTAGAGATTTTAGATTTAGTGTTAAGTATGAGTTTTAA
- the serS gene encoding serine--tRNA ligase, with the protein MIDIRLLQKDFEKVATALQKKGVDNELLNNLKSLANTTKQKRQEMEDVTASQNALSKEFGRYKKENLDVTELQENINNLKNKKQELEDEVRVLEEELTSVILGVPNMPDDCVPVGADENENVILEVIGEKPTFNFEPKEHWDLNNGWLDFERGVKLAKSRFSAIKGDGARLERALINYMLDFNRQRGFEEWYVPFMANSNTLQGTGQLPKFADDLFKIEGEDLYLIPTAEVSLTNLYNDEIIDVSELPLLLTSYTPCFRKEAGSAGRDTRGLIRQHQFDKVEMVAITSQEQSDEIFQKMVSCASDLLTSLGLAHQKVQLCTGDLGFSAAVTIDLEVWLPGQNKYREISSISNTRDFQARRAKIRYKEDKKNILAHTLNGSSLAVGRTLVAIMENYQNEDGTVRIPEVLKPYIK; encoded by the coding sequence ATGATAGATATAAGATTACTTCAAAAAGATTTTGAAAAAGTTGCAACAGCTTTACAAAAAAAAGGTGTTGATAACGAACTTTTAAATAACTTAAAATCTCTTGCAAATACAACAAAACAAAAAAGACAAGAGATGGAAGATGTTACAGCTTCTCAAAACGCACTTTCAAAAGAATTTGGAAGATACAAAAAAGAAAACTTAGATGTGACAGAACTTCAAGAAAATATAAATAATCTAAAAAATAAAAAACAAGAACTAGAAGATGAGGTTAGAGTTTTAGAAGAAGAACTAACTTCAGTTATTTTAGGTGTTCCAAATATGCCTGATGACTGTGTTCCTGTTGGTGCTGATGAAAATGAAAATGTGATTTTAGAAGTAATTGGTGAAAAACCAACTTTTAATTTTGAACCAAAAGAGCATTGGGATTTAAACAATGGTTGGTTAGATTTTGAAAGAGGTGTTAAACTAGCAAAATCTAGATTTAGTGCAATTAAAGGCGATGGAGCAAGGTTAGAGCGAGCTTTAATCAACTATATGCTTGATTTTAATAGACAAAGAGGTTTCGAAGAGTGGTATGTTCCATTTATGGCAAATTCAAATACTCTTCAAGGAACAGGGCAACTTCCAAAATTTGCTGATGATTTATTTAAAATTGAGGGTGAAGATTTATATTTAATCCCAACAGCTGAGGTTAGTTTAACAAATCTTTATAATGATGAAATTATTGATGTATCTGAATTACCATTATTACTTACATCTTATACTCCTTGTTTTAGAAAAGAAGCTGGAAGTGCAGGTCGAGATACAAGAGGATTAATTAGACAACATCAATTTGATAAAGTTGAAATGGTTGCTATTACTTCACAAGAACAATCAGATGAAATTTTCCAAAAAATGGTAAGTTGTGCAAGTGATTTATTAACTTCACTTGGACTTGCTCACCAAAAAGTACAATTATGTACGGGAGATTTAGGATTTAGTGCAGCAGTTACAATTGACTTAGAAGTTTGGTTACCTGGACAAAATAAATATAGAGAAATTTCATCAATCTCAAATACAAGAGATTTTCAAGCAAGAAGGGCAAAAATTAGATATAAAGAAGATAAGAAAAATATCTTAGCTCACACTTTAAATGGTTCAAGTTTAGCTGTTGGAAGAACACTTGTTGCTATTATGGAAAATTATCAAAATGAAGATGGAACAGTTAGAATTCCAGAAGTATTAAAACCATATATTAAATAG
- a CDS encoding PAS domain-containing protein, which yields MEFLSGNFLCETIVPSGELIVSRTDLKGNITYANDTFALISGYKMGELIGRPHNMVRHPDMPKIIFSKLWEDLKTKGSWSGVVKNLRKDEGFYWVYAEISGVYKNNELIEYKSIRTPISFEDKVKYQLYYDQLKKQNNEPIRKIIYN from the coding sequence ATGGAATTTTTAAGTGGAAACTTTTTATGTGAAACTATTGTTCCAAGTGGAGAATTAATAGTTTCAAGAACAGACTTAAAAGGAAATATCACCTATGCAAATGATACTTTTGCTTTGATTTCAGGTTATAAAATGGGTGAATTAATAGGTCGTCCACACAATATGGTAAGACATCCAGATATGCCAAAAATAATTTTTTCTAAACTTTGGGAAGATTTAAAAACAAAAGGTTCATGGAGTGGAGTTGTAAAAAATCTAAGAAAAGATGAAGGATTTTACTGGGTTTATGCAGAGATTTCGGGAGTTTATAAAAACAATGAACTTATTGAATACAAATCTATTAGAACACCTATTTCTTTTGAAGATAAAGTAAAATATCAACTCTATTATGACCAACTAAAAAAACAGAACAATGAACCAATAAGAAAAATAATATACAACTAA
- a CDS encoding ferredoxin-type protein NapF: MKRRELFGSLAFPFSKKEKQEKIIRPPYFENENSESLFLTNCIDCEGLCSTVCEENIIVIQEDNTPKLDFSISGCTYCDKCAEICPKEVLKIENKKNIDIKIEIDVLSCLSWNQTMCFSCKDPCLDKAIDFLAMFRPSINNNCTSCGFCIKVCPTDAIKIIK, from the coding sequence ATGAAAAGAAGAGAACTTTTTGGTTCTCTTGCTTTTCCTTTTTCAAAAAAAGAGAAGCAAGAGAAAATTATTAGACCTCCTTATTTTGAAAATGAAAATAGTGAGTCACTTTTTTTGACAAACTGTATAGATTGTGAAGGTTTATGTAGTACTGTTTGTGAAGAAAATATAATAGTAATTCAAGAAGATAATACACCAAAATTAGATTTTTCAATTTCAGGATGTACATATTGCGATAAATGTGCAGAAATTTGTCCAAAAGAAGTTTTAAAAATAGAAAATAAGAAAAATATTGATATTAAAATAGAAATAGATGTATTATCATGTTTATCATGGAATCAAACTATGTGTTTTTCGTGTAAAGACCCATGTTTAGATAAAGCTATAGATTTTTTAGCTATGTTTAGACCAAGTATAAATAACAACTGTACTTCTTGTGGCTTTTGTATTAAAGTTTGTCCAACAGATGCTATAAAAATTATAAAATAA
- a CDS encoding nitrate reductase cytochrome c-type subunit, with product MKLGKLTLAVSLAASILIAANTKNVIDDESIGLRKVDLLSEEKVAPDETKYGTSQPMSGYKIDRAYQNAPPMIPHDVEGMLDITPQNNSCIGCHDTAVAESMGATPIPKSHYIDFRPKHKLDGDKFEKSSDVMKNEVSIKPIDTLSNARFNCNACHAPQSTGELAVENTFQADFTNKDGKVKSNWHEVLTEDLDTLKKK from the coding sequence ATGAAGTTAGGTAAATTAACTTTAGCAGTATCATTAGCAGCATCAATTTTAATAGCTGCTAATACAAAAAATGTTATTGATGATGAATCAATTGGTTTAAGAAAAGTAGATTTATTATCTGAAGAAAAAGTTGCTCCTGATGAGACAAAATATGGAACATCTCAACCTATGAGTGGATATAAAATAGATAGAGCTTATCAAAATGCACCACCTATGATTCCCCATGATGTTGAAGGAATGTTGGATATTACTCCTCAAAATAATTCGTGTATTGGTTGTCATGATACAGCTGTTGCTGAATCTATGGGAGCAACTCCTATTCCTAAATCACACTATATTGATTTTAGACCAAAACATAAGTTAGATGGAGATAAATTTGAAAAGAGTTCAGATGTAATGAAAAATGAAGTTTCAATTAAACCTATTGATACTCTTTCAAACGCAAGATTCAATTGTAATGCTTGTCATGCTCCTCAAAGTACTGGAGAGTTAGCTGTTGAAAATACTTTCCAAGCTGATTTTACAAATAAAGATGGAAAAGTAAAATCAAACTGGCATGAAGTTCTAACAGAAGATTTAGATACATTAAAGAAAAAATGA
- the napG gene encoding ferredoxin-type protein NapG codes for MKTEQNLPTNERRKFFLTIARATGLAILGGLTWSAYVDEVKASSLILRPPGALKEENFLATCIKCGMCVEACPFDTLKLARPGDNKPLGTPFFIPREIPCYMCTDIPCVPVCPTDALNIKSVQNENAKLDISKAQMGVAVIDDNSCIAFWGIQCDACYRACPLLGEAISIEYSKNERTGKHAFLKPVVHADTCTGCGLCEKACVTQKAAIFVLPRNIALGKVGDHYVQGWNKEDQKRVENALGETTKTKISKDSAVDSLNNSKDMEDLLK; via the coding sequence ATGAAAACAGAACAAAACCTACCAACCAATGAAAGAAGAAAATTCTTTTTAACAATTGCAAGGGCAACTGGCTTAGCGATTCTTGGTGGTTTAACTTGGAGTGCTTATGTTGATGAAGTAAAAGCTAGTTCATTGATTTTAAGACCACCAGGTGCTTTAAAAGAAGAAAATTTTTTAGCAACGTGTATCAAATGTGGAATGTGTGTTGAAGCCTGCCCTTTTGATACTTTAAAACTAGCGAGACCAGGAGATAATAAACCTCTTGGAACGCCATTTTTTATACCAAGGGAAATTCCTTGTTATATGTGTACTGATATTCCATGTGTTCCTGTTTGTCCAACAGATGCACTAAATATAAAATCAGTTCAAAATGAAAATGCAAAACTTGATATTTCAAAAGCTCAAATGGGAGTTGCTGTTATAGATGATAACTCTTGTATCGCATTTTGGGGTATTCAATGTGATGCTTGCTATAGAGCTTGTCCACTTTTAGGAGAAGCTATTAGTATTGAGTATTCAAAAAATGAAAGAACAGGGAAACACGCTTTTTTAAAACCAGTTGTACATGCAGATACTTGTACTGGTTGTGGATTATGTGAAAAAGCTTGTGTTACTCAAAAAGCAGCTATTTTTGTACTTCCTAGAAATATAGCTTTAGGGAAAGTTGGTGATCATTATGTTCAAGGCTGGAATAAAGAAGACCAAAAAAGAGTAGAAAATGCTCTAGGAGAAACTACAAAAACAAAAATTAGTAAAGATAGTGCTGTTGATTCTTTAAATAACTCTAAAGATATGGAGGATTTATTAAAATGA
- the napH gene encoding quinol dehydrogenase ferredoxin subunit NapH — translation MIKKYRFLIARRITQISIMVLYVIANVYGIHILMGNLSSSLLLNTIPLSDPYAVLQMFFAGAIISFDLLLGAFFILIFYMIIGGRAFCSWVCPVNIITDLSNYLRRKFGFNQIQKKQPASRNMRYWIIIISLIISFFMGVAAFELVSPVSMVHRGIIFGMGFTWATIVVIFLFDLFVLKNGWCGHICPLGGFYSLVGRFSLIRVHHNAPNCTACMKCKEVCPENQVLHMVTKISMPVLSGECTNCGRCVEVCDDDALNFSIKNLIKERQNEVR, via the coding sequence ATGATAAAAAAATATAGATTTTTAATAGCAAGAAGAATCACACAAATATCTATCATGGTTTTATATGTAATTGCAAATGTATATGGAATACATATTTTGATGGGAAATTTAAGTTCATCATTACTTTTAAATACAATTCCATTAAGTGATCCTTATGCTGTTTTACAAATGTTTTTTGCAGGGGCTATTATCTCTTTTGATTTATTGTTGGGAGCTTTTTTCATCTTAATTTTTTATATGATTATAGGAGGTCGAGCTTTTTGTTCTTGGGTTTGTCCTGTAAATATTATTACTGATTTATCAAACTATTTAAGAAGAAAATTTGGATTTAATCAAATTCAAAAAAAACAACCAGCATCAAGAAATATGAGATATTGGATAATTATTATTAGTTTAATCATCTCTTTTTTCATGGGAGTTGCAGCCTTTGAATTAGTTTCTCCTGTATCTATGGTTCATAGAGGAATCATCTTTGGAATGGGTTTTACTTGGGCAACAATAGTTGTGATATTTCTTTTTGACTTATTTGTATTAAAAAATGGTTGGTGTGGACATATTTGTCCATTAGGTGGATTTTATTCACTAGTTGGAAGATTTAGTTTAATTAGAGTTCATCATAATGCACCTAATTGTACAGCGTGTATGAAATGTAAAGAAGTTTGTCCTGAAAATCAAGTTTTACACATGGTTACAAAAATTTCAATGCCTGTATTAAGTGGTGAATGTACAAACTGTGGAAGATGTGTGGAAGTTTGTGATGATGATGCTCTTAATTTTTCAATAAAAAATTTAATTAAGGAAAGACAAAATGAAGTTAGGTAA
- a CDS encoding chaperone NapD yields the protein MNISSIVIQTLPKHVEEVVESLKKSGVCDYHMHDEKGRIIITIEGNGVQEELKKLKVIESIPYVITADMQMSYSEEELSSHMEVLKNADAVPKVLNDKTIDVSNMVYNGDLKKKDLEGFAKTFDNTGK from the coding sequence ATGAATATCTCAAGTATCGTAATACAAACTCTTCCAAAACATGTGGAAGAAGTAGTTGAATCTTTGAAAAAATCTGGTGTTTGTGATTATCATATGCATGATGAAAAAGGAAGAATAATTATAACAATAGAAGGAAATGGTGTTCAAGAAGAGTTAAAAAAACTAAAAGTTATTGAATCTATTCCTTATGTAATAACTGCTGATATGCAAATGTCATATAGTGAAGAAGAACTAAGTTCTCATATGGAAGTTTTAAAAAATGCAGATGCCGTTCCAAAAGTTTTAAATGATAAAACTATTGATGTGTCAAATATGGTTTACAATGGTGATTTAAAGAAGAAAGATTTAGAAGGTTTTGCTAAAACATTTGATAATACAGGAAAATAA